A genomic segment from Gemmatimonadaceae bacterium encodes:
- a CDS encoding alanine racemase yields the protein MAEYSALHGLSLRPHVKTHKSPRIAAQQLRLGAVGLTCATPRELEVMSDVTDDLLLNYPLLGAPKLARALSLPRDVQLTVAVDSMIAVDALAAAARIMDRPVKVYVELDLGMHRVGVQSAAESIALAMRIAEQPPLQFAGITFYPGHIREPVQGQEAKIARLREELAAALDLMEAAGIRPGVVSGGSTPLAWRMHEIPGVTEVRPGTYVYNDRTTAEIGACSWEDCAFTVLATVVSTAVAGQAVIDAGTKALGREPMRGATAEGFAALVDRPEVTVQRMSEEHGILDLSRTSWRPRVGDVVRLIPNHVCIVVHLNDVIHGVRGDVVEARWPVSARGREGAPAGDA from the coding sequence ATGGCCGAGTATTCAGCATTGCACGGTTTGTCGCTGCGGCCGCACGTGAAGACGCACAAGTCGCCGCGCATCGCGGCGCAGCAGCTGCGGCTGGGGGCGGTGGGGCTCACCTGTGCCACGCCGCGCGAGCTGGAGGTGATGTCCGACGTCACCGACGACCTCCTGCTCAACTACCCGCTCCTCGGCGCGCCCAAGCTCGCCCGCGCCCTGTCGCTCCCGCGCGACGTGCAACTGACGGTGGCCGTCGACTCGATGATCGCCGTCGATGCGCTCGCCGCCGCGGCGCGCATCATGGATCGCCCGGTGAAGGTGTACGTCGAGCTCGACCTGGGGATGCATCGCGTCGGGGTGCAGAGCGCGGCCGAGTCGATCGCGCTGGCGATGCGCATCGCCGAGCAGCCGCCGCTGCAGTTCGCCGGGATCACCTTCTATCCCGGGCACATCCGCGAACCGGTGCAGGGTCAGGAGGCGAAGATCGCCCGCCTGCGCGAGGAGCTGGCCGCCGCGCTGGACCTGATGGAGGCAGCGGGGATCCGCCCCGGCGTGGTGAGCGGCGGCTCGACGCCGCTCGCCTGGCGCATGCACGAGATCCCGGGCGTGACCGAGGTGCGCCCCGGGACCTACGTCTACAACGACCGCACCACCGCGGAGATCGGCGCCTGCAGCTGGGAAGACTGCGCCTTCACCGTCCTGGCCACCGTGGTGAGCACCGCGGTGGCGGGGCAGGCGGTCATCGACGCCGGCACGAAGGCGTTAGGGCGCGAACCGATGCGCGGCGCGACGGCCGAGGGCTTCGCCGCGCTCGTCGACCGCCCCGAGGTCACGGTGCAGCGCATGTCCGAGGAGCACGGCATTCTCGACCTCTCCAGGACGTCGTGGCGCCCGCGCGTGGGCGACGTGGTCCGCCTCATCCCCAACCACGTCTGCATCGTGGTGCACCTCAACGAC